A window from Staphylococcus succinus encodes these proteins:
- a CDS encoding vWA domain-containing protein translates to MSDRFIKFNDEQLDAKQVMMLQDLARLLLKNEQTQVKIQKFPYYDPINNTLVTSAFWSHRNKSLETIGLKSDVMLAAYGYHMMDEKVVNKVIHNNEFKHPKFFQQLFKLLEDKRVLNAIMTSRPSTANALKLRNETRLNFTQTQINVYKTKATFTDLLFLYLEKSFLKEDFYDVPQIHHQIDDVLIHMYQYLPNFFYNESSEDNMYLAERIMFQIDDILKEDMLNEYYHLPKKVYEAIQELSFEDITRTDASNSDGQSEEQKDEAVVSEEIESNNQDSASEGGAYLEMELHEGENSDVMSDNDTARDGDASDDMTDMQTKKGKGSTDNVENDEGGSVGLNQAFALKGINQNVEIKWNIPDIQPNYIIDYHKVESEVQFEIKDLIQIIKKTIDREYQDERRNLTKGRLQKNLLNWFIDDQYKLFYKKQDLSQTFDATFTLLVDASASMQDKMEETIKGVVLFHETLKSLNVKHEILAFNEDAFDADDTKQPNVIDEIIAYDHSTFDKDGPRIMALEPQDDNRDGVAIRIGSDRLMRRSHNQRFLIVFSDGEPSAYNYSQDGILDTYEAVETARKMGIEVFNVFLSQEAITEDIEQTIHNIYGQYSIFVEGVENLPNLLSPLLKKLLLKSF, encoded by the coding sequence ATGAGTGATCGTTTTATAAAATTTAATGATGAGCAGTTAGACGCTAAACAGGTAATGATGCTACAAGATCTTGCTCGTCTATTACTAAAAAATGAACAAACACAAGTGAAAATACAAAAATTCCCTTATTACGATCCTATCAATAATACGTTGGTGACAAGTGCATTTTGGTCTCATAGAAACAAATCATTAGAAACTATAGGGTTGAAATCCGATGTGATGCTCGCTGCTTATGGCTACCATATGATGGATGAAAAAGTGGTGAATAAGGTCATCCATAATAATGAATTTAAGCATCCTAAATTCTTCCAACAATTATTTAAATTACTAGAAGATAAACGTGTTTTGAATGCTATTATGACATCTCGACCTTCTACAGCAAATGCTCTAAAATTGAGGAATGAAACTAGGCTTAACTTTACTCAAACTCAGATTAATGTGTATAAAACAAAGGCCACATTTACAGACTTATTATTTTTATACCTTGAAAAATCTTTTCTAAAAGAAGATTTCTATGATGTTCCTCAAATACATCATCAAATTGATGATGTGCTTATTCATATGTATCAATATCTTCCAAACTTTTTCTACAACGAATCTTCTGAAGATAATATGTATTTAGCTGAGCGTATAATGTTCCAAATCGATGACATTTTAAAAGAAGATATGTTGAATGAATATTATCATTTACCGAAGAAAGTTTATGAAGCAATACAGGAACTTAGTTTTGAAGATATCACGAGAACAGATGCAAGTAATTCAGATGGACAATCTGAAGAACAAAAAGATGAAGCAGTGGTAAGCGAAGAAATAGAGTCTAATAATCAAGATAGCGCATCAGAAGGTGGTGCTTACCTAGAAATGGAATTGCATGAAGGAGAAAATAGTGATGTCATGAGTGATAATGACACTGCGCGTGATGGTGATGCGAGTGATGACATGACTGATATGCAAACCAAAAAGGGGAAAGGGTCTACTGATAATGTAGAGAATGATGAAGGTGGTTCTGTCGGTCTTAATCAAGCTTTCGCGCTAAAAGGGATTAACCAAAATGTTGAAATCAAATGGAATATACCAGATATTCAACCAAACTATATCATCGACTACCATAAGGTAGAATCTGAAGTACAATTTGAAATTAAAGATTTAATACAAATCATAAAAAAAACAATAGATAGAGAATACCAAGATGAACGTCGTAACCTTACTAAAGGTAGATTGCAGAAAAACTTACTCAATTGGTTTATTGATGATCAATATAAATTGTTTTATAAAAAACAAGACTTGAGTCAGACCTTTGATGCTACATTTACGTTATTAGTAGATGCTTCAGCAAGTATGCAAGATAAGATGGAAGAAACAATCAAAGGCGTTGTACTTTTCCACGAAACCTTAAAATCATTAAATGTAAAACATGAAATATTAGCTTTCAATGAAGATGCCTTTGATGCCGATGACACCAAGCAGCCTAATGTTATTGATGAAATCATTGCTTATGATCATTCAACATTTGATAAAGATGGACCGCGTATTATGGCATTAGAGCCCCAAGATGATAATCGGGATGGTGTAGCAATTAGAATTGGCAGTGATCGGTTAATGCGTCGTTCACATAACCAACGCTTTTTAATCGTCTTTTCAGATGGAGAACCTTCTGCTTATAACTATAGTCAAGATGGTATCTTAGACACTTATGAAGCTGTAGAAACAGCCAGAAAAATGGGTATAGAAGTATTTAATGTGTTTCTAAGCCAAGAAGCAATCACTGAAGATATTGAACAAACCATTCATAATATTTATGGACAATACTCTATTTTTGTAGAAGGTGTAGAAAATCTCCCGAATCTATTATCTCCTTTATTAAAAAAACTTTTATTAAAATCATTTTAA
- a CDS encoding ATP-binding protein: MTHAQYINKDETVFNDARSLMQLNKNILLKGPTGSGKTKLAETLSETLKRPMHQVNCSVDLDAESLLGFKTIQTNANGSQEIVFIDGPVIQAMKEGHILYIDEINMAKPETLPILNGVLDYRRKLTNPFTGEVVNAAPGFNVIAAINEGYIGTLPMNEALKNRFVVIQVDYIDGDILSEVIKNQSQLQDESLIKTIIKFNEDLRTMTKQGQISEEAASIRALIDLSDLATIMPIERAIKRTIIDKLEDEREQQAILNAVELNF; encoded by the coding sequence ATGACGCATGCACAATATATTAATAAAGATGAAACTGTTTTTAATGATGCTCGATCACTAATGCAGTTAAATAAGAATATTTTACTCAAAGGACCAACTGGATCCGGAAAAACAAAATTAGCTGAAACGCTAAGCGAAACATTAAAACGTCCAATGCATCAAGTCAATTGTTCAGTTGATTTAGATGCAGAAAGCTTACTTGGTTTTAAAACAATACAAACAAATGCAAATGGTTCGCAAGAAATCGTATTTATTGATGGGCCTGTTATACAAGCAATGAAGGAAGGGCATATTTTGTATATTGATGAAATAAATATGGCTAAACCTGAAACATTGCCAATTTTAAATGGAGTGTTAGATTACCGTAGAAAATTAACAAATCCTTTTACTGGAGAAGTTGTCAATGCAGCGCCAGGATTTAATGTTATCGCAGCAATTAACGAAGGATACATTGGTACATTACCTATGAACGAAGCTTTAAAAAACCGTTTCGTAGTTATTCAAGTTGATTATATCGATGGTGATATTTTAAGTGAAGTTATCAAAAATCAAAGTCAATTACAAGATGAATCACTCATCAAAACAATTATAAAATTCAACGAAGATTTACGTACGATGACTAAGCAAGGTCAAATTTCAGAAGAAGCAGCAAGTATTCGTGCATTAATAGATTTAAGTGATCTAGCAACAATTATGCCGATTGAACGTGCAATTAAGCGTACAATTATTGATAAATTAGAAGATGAACGCGAACAACAAGCCATTTTAAATGCGGTTGAATTAAATTTTTAG